From the Erythrolamprus reginae isolate rEryReg1 chromosome Z, rEryReg1.hap1, whole genome shotgun sequence genome, one window contains:
- the LOC139154026 gene encoding olfactory receptor 14A16-like: MSNVSDINVFLLLGFSEQFEQNVLIFFFVLVLYLTALIANFLIISAVSFHHQLHTPMYFFLMNLSVMDLGSISVIIPKAMINAFLNSREISYYGCMTQVFFLFFFIISDLFLLTAMAYDRYIAICDPLRYESIMDTKACLQLTAIVWIAGLLFSAWHTCSTFAINFCSNILNQFFCEVPQLLKVSCDNAYLFEVGVIVLNACISLGCFSFIIISYVQIFKSVLRIPTSQGRNKAFSTCFPHLIVVSLLISTGSIAYLKPTSDSPSDVDVVIAVLYCVIPPLMNPIIYTMRNKEIKIALWKMFKCEI; this comes from the coding sequence ATGTCTAATGTAAGTGACATCAATGTTTTTCTTCTCCTGGGTTTTTCTGAGCAGTTTGAACAAAATGTactaattttcttttttgttctagTGCTCTACTTAACAGCTTTGATTGCAAATTTTCTCATTATCTCAGCAGTGTCCTTCCATCATCAGCTCCATACACCTATGTACTTTTTCTTAATGAATTTATCAGTTATGGATCTTGGGTCTATTTCTGTCATTATTCCCAAAGCCATGATAAATGCTTTTTTGAATTCCAGGGAAATTTCCTATTATGGGTGCATGAcacaagtattttttttattcttcttcatTATATCAGATCTTTTCCTACTCACGGCCATGGCATATGATAGATACATTGCTATCTGTGATCCATTACGCTATGAAAGCATAATGGACACAAAAGCTTGCCTTCAGCTGACAGCCATTGTATGGATAGCTGGTCTTCTTTTTTCAGCCTGGCATACTTGTAGCACATTTGCAATTAACTTTTGTTCCAATATTCTCAATCAGTTCTTCTGTGAAGTCCCACAGCTTCTGAAAGTATCCTGTGATAATGCATATCTGTTTGAAGTTGGAGTTATTGTACTCAATGCATGTATTTCTCTGGGTTGCTTTAGTTTCATAATTATTTCATATGTGCAGATTTTCAAATCTGTGCTTAGAATTCCTACTTCACAAGGACGTAATAAGGCCTTCTCAACTTGTTTTCCCCATCTTATTGTTGTCTCCTTGTTAATCAGCACTGGAAGTATTGCTTACTTAAAGCCTACTTCGGACTCTCCTTCAGATGTGGATGTAGTAATTGCTGTATTATATTGTGTGATTCCTCCTTTAATGAATCCGATTATCTATACTATGAGGAACAAAGAGATTAAAATTGCATTGTGGAAAATGTTTAAATGTGAAATTTGA
- the LOC139154027 gene encoding olfactory receptor 14A16-like produces MPNVTYFSIFLLLGFSDQFEQNMLYFTLFLVIYIAALIANALIILAVSFRQQLHTPMYFFLVNLSVADLGSISVTIPKAMINAFLNSREISYYGCITQVFFLFFFLILDLFLLTGMAYDRYIAICNPLHYESIMDRKACFQLAAIAWVTGLLYSALHTCSTFAVTFCSNVLNQFFCEIPQLLKVSCDNSYLIEVGVILFSAFIVFGCFSFIIVSYVQIFKSVFRIPTSQGQSKAFSTCIPHLIVVSLFISTGSIAYLKPTSDSPSDVDIVITVLYSVVPPLMNPIIYTMRNKEIKVSLWKMFKCDLTSKNIS; encoded by the coding sequence ATGCCTAATGTAActtatttctctatttttcttctcctGGGTTTTTCTGACCAATTTGAGCAAAATATGCTATATTTCACTCTCTTTTTAGTGATCTATATAGCAGCTTTGATAGCAAATGCTCTCATCATTTTAGCAGTGTCTTTCCGTCAACAGCTTCATACACCCATGTACTTTTTCTTAGTGAATTTATCAGTTGCTGACCTTGGCTCCATTTCTGTCACTATTCCGAAAGCCATGATAAATGCATTCTTGAACAGCCGAGAGATCTCATACTATGGATGCATCAcacaagtattttttttattcttcttcctGATCTTAGATTTGTTCCTCCTCACAGGCATGGCATATGATAGATATATTGCTATCTGTAACCCACTGCACTATGAAAGCATAATGGACAGGAAAGCCTGTTTTCAGTTGGCAGCCATTGCATGGGTAACTGGTCTTCTTTATTCAGCTTTGCATACTTGTAGCACTTTTGCAGTCACCTTTTGTTCCAATGTTCTTAATCAGTTCTTCTGTGaaatcccacaacttctgaaggtatcATGTGATAATTCATACCTGATTGAAGTTGGAGTTATTCTATTTAGTGCATTCATCGTCTTTGGTTGCTTTAGTTTCATAATTGTTTCATACGTGCAGATTTTCAAATCTGTGTTTAGAATTCCTACTTCACAAGGACAAAGCAAAGCTTTCTCAACTTGCATTCCCCATCTCATTGTTGTCTCCTTGTTTATCAGCACTGGAAGTATTGCCTATTTAAAGCCTACTTCAGATTCTCCTTCAGATGTGGACATAGTAATCACTGTATTATATTCTGTGGTTCCTCCTTTGATGAATCCAATTATCTATACTATGAGGAACAAAGAAATCAAAGTTTCCTTGTGGAAAATGTTTAAATGTGATCTTACATCAAAGAATATATCATGA